A region from the Kribbella shirazensis genome encodes:
- a CDS encoding extracellular solute-binding protein, with the protein MKRQLVTAFIGAAALSLLTACGGGGTADQAAGGPQTIKVALWNYATTPEFKALIDGFQSANPDIKVEPVDILADDYPQKVTTMLAGGDTTDVLTMKNVIDYSRFATRGQLVPLTDEAKKLDPAQYSGLDAYDLEGKYFALPYRQDFWVLYYNKTLLKQAGVPESKLQNLTWSDYATLAKSLTKGDGASKVYGAYQHTWRSVVEATAAAQTGGNLLGGDYGFFKDQYQLTLDLQKDGVLMPWATAKSQKVTYNTMFSTGKAALMPMGTWYAATLLGDVKAGKTKVEWGVAPLPQKAAGKVTTFGSPTAFAVNKNSKHTDAAKKFVEYAASEAGATAVAKVGVTPSLQSQKILDTYFGLPGVPQDDVAKKAFKPDEVVLEMPVSDKSADIDQILTEEHELIMTGQKSLDAGLNEMSKRVKNEVG; encoded by the coding sequence GTGAAGCGACAACTGGTAACAGCCTTCATCGGCGCGGCGGCGCTGTCGCTGCTGACCGCCTGTGGCGGCGGCGGAACGGCCGACCAGGCCGCCGGCGGACCGCAGACCATCAAGGTCGCCCTCTGGAACTACGCGACCACGCCGGAGTTCAAGGCGCTGATCGACGGCTTCCAGTCGGCGAACCCGGACATCAAGGTCGAACCGGTCGACATCCTCGCCGACGACTACCCGCAGAAGGTCACCACCATGCTCGCGGGCGGGGACACGACCGACGTGCTGACGATGAAGAACGTCATCGACTACTCGCGGTTCGCGACCCGCGGTCAGCTGGTCCCGCTCACCGACGAGGCGAAGAAGCTCGACCCCGCGCAGTACTCCGGCCTGGACGCCTACGACCTCGAGGGCAAGTACTTCGCGCTGCCGTACCGCCAGGACTTCTGGGTCCTGTACTACAACAAGACGCTGCTGAAGCAGGCCGGCGTACCGGAGTCGAAGCTGCAGAACCTGACCTGGAGCGACTACGCCACGCTTGCCAAGAGCCTGACGAAGGGCGACGGGGCGTCCAAGGTGTACGGCGCCTACCAGCACACCTGGCGCTCCGTGGTCGAGGCGACAGCGGCCGCACAGACCGGCGGCAACCTCCTCGGCGGCGACTACGGCTTCTTCAAGGACCAGTACCAGTTGACGCTGGACCTGCAGAAGGACGGCGTTCTGATGCCGTGGGCAACGGCCAAGAGCCAGAAGGTCACGTACAACACGATGTTCTCCACCGGCAAGGCCGCGCTGATGCCGATGGGCACCTGGTACGCCGCGACGCTGCTGGGCGATGTCAAGGCCGGTAAGACGAAGGTCGAGTGGGGCGTCGCCCCGCTGCCGCAGAAGGCCGCCGGCAAGGTCACCACGTTCGGATCCCCGACGGCGTTCGCGGTGAACAAGAACTCCAAGCACACCGACGCCGCGAAGAAGTTCGTCGAGTACGCCGCCAGTGAGGCGGGCGCCACCGCGGTCGCGAAGGTCGGCGTCACGCCGTCGCTGCAGAGCCAGAAGATCCTCGACACGTACTTCGGGCTGCCCGGCGTACCGCAGGACGACGTCGCGAAGAAGGCGTTCAAGCCCGACGAGGTCGTACTGGAGATGCCGGTCAGCGACAAGTCCGCGGACATCGACCAGATCCTCACCGAGGAGCACGAGCTGATCATGACGGGACAGAAGTCCCTCGACGCCGGTCTGAACGAGATGTCCAAGCGCGTGAAGAACGAGGTCGGCTGA
- a CDS encoding hydroxyacid dehydrogenase, whose translation MSRPRGLIVMNQDAFDAHFDAARLERVRALVDLPDRTWTDELDSPRSRAELASAEVLITSWGVPRLTADRLAVAQRLKAVFHAAGSVRPFADDALWARDIVITSGADANAVPVAEYTLAAIIFAGKKAPFLAADAGTAYRGWSHLDGFGDLSNFRRTIGIVGFSRIGRRVVELLRTLDEPTVLVSDPYADPAEVAAAGAELVDLADLLPRVDVLSLHAPELASTHHMIGGAELAKLPDHATVVNTARGSLVDSAALAAECRSGRLYAILDVTDPEPLPADSPLRAAPNLMITPHIAGSLGTEVHRLTDHALDELTRWLAGAPLRARITAETFPLTA comes from the coding sequence GTGAGCAGGCCACGGGGACTGATCGTGATGAACCAGGACGCCTTCGACGCGCACTTCGACGCCGCGCGGCTCGAGCGGGTGCGAGCGCTGGTCGACCTTCCGGACCGGACCTGGACCGACGAGCTCGACTCGCCGCGGTCCCGGGCCGAGCTGGCGTCCGCGGAGGTCCTGATCACGTCCTGGGGCGTTCCCCGGCTCACCGCCGACCGGCTCGCCGTCGCGCAGCGGCTGAAGGCGGTCTTCCACGCGGCCGGCAGCGTCCGCCCGTTCGCCGACGACGCGCTCTGGGCGCGGGACATCGTGATCACCAGCGGTGCGGACGCGAACGCGGTACCGGTCGCGGAGTACACGCTCGCGGCGATCATCTTCGCGGGCAAGAAGGCGCCGTTCCTGGCAGCCGACGCGGGGACGGCGTACCGGGGCTGGAGTCACTTGGACGGGTTCGGGGACCTGTCCAACTTCCGGCGCACGATCGGGATCGTCGGGTTCTCGCGGATCGGCCGCCGGGTGGTGGAACTGCTGCGGACGCTCGACGAGCCGACGGTCCTGGTCTCGGACCCGTACGCCGACCCTGCCGAGGTGGCCGCGGCCGGTGCCGAGCTGGTCGACCTGGCCGACCTGCTGCCGCGGGTCGACGTACTGTCCCTGCACGCTCCGGAGCTGGCGTCCACGCACCACATGATCGGCGGGGCCGAGCTCGCGAAGCTGCCCGACCACGCGACCGTCGTGAACACCGCGCGCGGCAGCCTGGTCGACTCGGCTGCGCTGGCCGCCGAGTGCCGGTCCGGCCGGCTGTACGCGATCCTCGACGTCACCGACCCGGAGCCGCTGCCGGCCGACTCACCGTTGCGCGCGGCACCCAACCTGATGATCACGCCGCACATCGCCGGATCCCTCGGGACCGAGGTGCACCGGCTCACCGACCACGCCCTGGACGAGCTGACCCGCTGGCTGGCAGGCGCACCGCTCCGGGCCCGCATCACGGCGGAGACCTTCCCGCTCACCGCCTGA